The DNA window CATCTCGAAGAAGGTGTGGTGCCGTGCGGTGTGCCCCACCTGTTCGAGGTCGTTGTGCTTGCCGCCCGCGCGCACGCACTTCTGCGACGTCGTGGCCCGGCGGCGGCCCTCGGGCGGCTCCTCCATCCCGAGGAACACCTTCTTGAACGGGACCATCCCTGCGTTCGTGAACAGCAGGGTCGGGTCGTCGCCGGGGACGAGCGAGGACGACGGGCGGATGACGTGGCCCTGTCGCTCGAAGAACTGCAGGAAGCGGGTACGGATCTCGGAGGCGCGCATCCGGAGAAGTGTAACGGCCGCCGGGGAGCGCGCTCAAGCACGCGCCAGCACGCAGCTTCGGCGGAGCGCGCCGCGTCAGAGGCCGAGCGAGAGCTGATCGCGGGGCGCGGTGCTCCGCGGGACGGCGGGCGCCGGCGGCGCAGCGGCGGCTGTCGGTTCGGGCGCGCGCGGCTCATCGACCACCGGGACTGTCGTCGTCGCGAGCTCCGCTGCCGGCCGCGCGACCTCCAGCAGGCTCCCTGCGCCCGCGGGCCGGCGCTCCGCCTCGATCAGCGCCAGCACCTCGCGCACGGACACGTCCAGCCGGCGCGCCAGCGCGGTCGCCACGTGCTCGCTCGGCGTCCCCGCGAGCGTCGCCCAGACCGCCGAAGGCTGGAGCCCGCGCAGCCGCGCCCACTCGGTCAGCGTCTCGGGCCACATCGCCAGCCCGACGACGGTGGCCGCCGGCATCGCCGCGACCTCGCGCTCGACGCGGGCGACCGCGCGCAGCTCCAGCGGGTTCGTGCCCGTGCGGCGGCGCCATCCGGGCGCGCCGTCGGCCGTCGGCTCCGGGGCGCCGCTGGCGTCGGTGTCCGCCGGCGCCCCGTCCACCAGCATCGCCAGGTGACCCGTGGGCACGCCGAGGTGCGCCGCGAGCCGTTCGCGGATCCGCACGTACGGCTTCCGCCGCGCCAGCAGGTTGTACACGACCGACTCGGCCACACGCTCGGCCCGTGCCCAGCGGGCCAGCTCGTCGGGCCAGAGGGCGAGCTGCACGACGAGCGAGGCGGGCATCGCCGCCACGGACGCCCGGACGCGCTCGACCGCCATCCGCTCGATCCGGCTGTCGCCCGTTCGGGGCGGCCGCTCGACCGGCGGAAGGTCGTCGACGTGAGGATCGCGGGCCCGCACCTGTCGCTCGGCCACGAGAGGGCTCCTCGAAGGGACGCCGGCGCACGCCGCAAGCGCCGTTCCGCAACCGGGCCGGACCGCGTCGCGGTCTGGCGGCACGTGCAGGCAGGCCAGGCCGGCTCCCAATGGCCGGGCGTGAGGCGATCAACGAGGGAATGTTCCCCAAAGGGAATCATCCCCTGTACATACAGGGCCACCCCCACTCCACCAGCAAGCTCCTACCCACCTCCGCTCAGCTACACGAGCGGAGCGGCAGGCCTCGGCGTCAGTCCTCGACGTCGGCCTCGAGATCGTCGAAGGCCGCCTCGTCGTCCGCAGCCGCATCCAGCACGCGCGCCATCACGCGACGGATGACGTCGGAGTCGTGGCCGCGGCGCGCGAGGTAGCCGTACAGCCGTCGGCGGCGCGTCGCCGCGTCCTCGGCGCCGAGGCTCCGCAGCTTCTTGCGGGCGGACGCTTCGGCCAGCGCCTCCTCGTCCACCGATTCGTCGGCGAACACCTCCGCCACGGCCTCGTCGACGACGTCGCGCGCGACGCCCTTCTGCGCCAGGACCTGCGACACGCGGCGGCGGGAGTCGCCGCGACCGCTCACGCGCGACCGCGCCACCTGCCGCGCGTACGACGCGTCGTCGATGAGCCCCGCATCGCTCAGGCGCGCCAGCGCGGATGCCACGTACGCCTCGGGCTCCCCGCGCTGCTTCAGCTTCCGCCCCAGCTCCTTGGCCGAGCGTCCCTGGACCGCCAGCAGCCCGATCGCGCGGTCATAGGTCGCCAGCTCGGCCGCCGCGTCCGCGAGACGCCGCCCCGCGGGCTCGTCCAGCACGCTCCCGACCCGCAGCGACAGCCGCTCCACGATCTCCACCGACACGACCGCTGCCGGCTTGCCGTCCACCGCCACGTCGAACCGCCCCGGCCGTCGCGACGCCGCGGCGATCGCCGTCACCACGCCGACGATCGGCGGCCGCTCCTCGGTGGTCCCGACCGGTCTCCTCGCTCTCATCCGACCGCTCCTCGTTTCTCCACACCCCCAAAGCACGCGTCGCCGAGTGGGTCGGCGGGTCGTCGGAGATTCCGGGCTCCGCCGCCCCAGCCCGCCCCATTCGGCGACGCTGATCGTGCACTTCCGCGTACTGCCGGGGCGACGGCAGACCCGTCGCCCCGCTCCGAGCTCAGTCCTCGGCGCCCTCGGCGTCCTGCCCCTCGGCGCCGATCCCGAGCACGCCCTTCACCTTGACCTCGACCTCGGCCATCAGCGCGGGGTTGTCCTTCAGGAACATCTTGGCGTTCTCGCGGCCCTGGCCGATGCGCTGGCCCTGGTAGCTGTACCAGGCACCCGACTTCTCGATGATCGCCGCCTCGCTGGCGATGTCGAGCACGAGCGACGCGTGGCTGATGCCCTCCGCGTACATGATGTCGAACTCGGCCTGCTTGAACGGCGGCGCGACCTTGTTCTTCACCACCTTCACGCGGACGTGCGAGCCCACCACGTCCTCCTTGTCCTTCACCGGGCCGATGCGGCGGATGTCGAGACGGACCGAGGCGTAGAACTTCAGCGCCTTGCCGCCCGTCGTCGTCTCCGGGTTGCCGAACATGACGCCGATCTTCTCACGCAGCTGGTTGATGAAGATCACCGCCGTGTTCGAGCGCGCGATCGCGCCGGTCAGCTTGCGGAGCGCCTGGCTCATGAGGCGCGCCTGCAGGCCGACGTGGCTGTCGCCCATGTCGCCCTCGATCTCGGCCTTCGGCACGAGCGCCGCCACCGAGTCGACCACCACGACGTCCACCGCGCCCGAGCGCACCAGGATGTCGCAGATCTCGAGCGCCTGCTCACCCGTGTCGGGCTGCGAGATCAGCAGCGCCTCGACGTCCACGCCCAGCTTGCGCGCATACTCGGTGTCGAGCGCATGCTCGGCATCGATGTACGCCGCCACGCCACCCTGCTTCTGCGCGTTGGCGACGACGTGGAGACAGAGCGTCGTCTTACCCGACGACTCCGGCCCGTAGATCTCGGTGATGCGGCCCTTCGGGATGCCGCCGATGCCGACCGCGGCATCGAGGTTGATCGCGCCCGTCGGGATCGACGCCACCTTCACCTTGGTGTCGTTCCCGAGGCGCATGATGGACCCCTTCCCGCAGTTCTTCTCGATCTGCGCGATGGCCAGGTTCAGCGCCTTCTTCTTGTCGTCCGTGCTCACCGTCGTCGCCATACTCTCGCCCACCCTTTTGATGTCGTGAAAACGCTGTGGCCACCGGGGGCAATGTACGCCGAGCGGCCCATGGCCGGCGACGGAAATCGGCACCCCGAAGAACCCGAACAAATTACGAAGATTGCGCCCCGAGATCAAGCACGGGATGGCACCTGGAAGGCGTCCGCGACGTGCCGGACGCGCACCGCCGGCCCCTCGCCCGCCCCCGCTTGCGCCGGCGGGAGGACTACCCCGACGACGTCGAATCGGTACGCGTCCCCGGCCCGTCCGTGCCGGTCGATCCAGACGTTGGCGCTCCGGACCAGCTCGCGCTGCTTCCGCCACCGGACCGCCTCGATCGGGTCGCCGAACGCGAGCCCGCGCCGCGCCTTCACCTCCACGAACGCGACCAGCGTCCCGAGGCGTGCCACCAGGTCCAGGTCGCGGTGCCCCGACCGGAAGCGGCGCGCCAGGATCTCCCAGCCGCCCCGCTCCAGCCACCGCGCGGCCACCCGCTCCCCGAGCACCCCGACGGCCTGCCGGCGGTCGGACTTGCGGCCGGGCTCGCGGCCGGGCTCGCGGCGAGCGGCGGATGGACGGGGCGCGGTCGACATGGGCCCACGATACCGCCGCGCGGTCCGCCTACCGTGCCGCCGCGACGCAGGCCGGCACCGGACGCCGCGAGGCTCAGAGCGTGGCGCGCGCGGCGAGCATGGCCGCGGGATCGTCGCTGATGATCCCCGCGATCCCCGAGCGCCAGAGCCGGAGCGCGACCGCGGGGTCGTTCACCGTCCAGACGTGGACGGGCACGGCGAGCGGGCGAAGGGCCGCCGCGAAGCGCGCGACGGGCAGCGGGAGGCCGTAGTAGCCCAGCGGCACGCACACGGCGCGATACGGCACGGCGCGCGGCCGCAGCCCCGCCGTCGTCGCCAGCAGACGCGCCACGTCCCCCCGGCTGCTCCCGATCGCGATCCCGGAGTCGCGGAAGGGCGCGAGCGCGGCGCCGTCGAACGCGTCGACGACCGCGCGCGCCTGTGCGCCGTGGCGCTCGAGCACTGCGCGGACCGCCGGTGCCGCCGACGGCACCTTGATCTCGATCAGCACCGGCATGTCCGGGAAGCGCCCGAGCAGCTCGTCGAGGGTCGGGACGCCGATGCCGCGCTCGCGATACGGGAAGGTGCGGCCGCCGTCCGTGGTGAAGCGGCAGCCCGCGTCGCACGCGGCCAGCTCCCGCGAGGTGCGCGTTGCGAGGCGGCCCGAGAGCGCCGTCGTGCGGTCGAGCGTCGGGTCGTGGTGCACGACCGGAACGCCGTCCGACGCCAGGTGCACGTCGAACTCCAGCGCGTCGACGCCGAGCGCGACGGCCTGCGCGAACGCTTCGAGCGTGTTCTCGGGCGCGTGCGCGCGGTTGCCGCGGTGCGCCACCACCGGCCGGCGCGACGGGTCGAGGATCGGGTGCACGGTGGGAGGCGGGTGGGCGATGCGACCGCGGGGCGGCGCGCCGGCATCGGCGCGCCGCCCCGCGGTCGTCCGTCAGTGGGCGATCAGAACGAGTACTGCAGGCGCGTCATGATCACGCGGCCGATCGCCGCCGTGCCGGCGAACGTCGGCACCTCGTTGTCGAGGACGTTCGAGCCGTTGAGCGACCAGAGCACGCGCTTGCCGTTGACGAGGAAGCGGTAGTTGATGCCCGCGTCCAGCAGCATGTTCACCGGCACCGCGTCGTACTGGAAGTTCGTCGGGCCGCCCGCCGTCGGGTTCGGGAGCGGGAAGTTGACGCCCGACGCGTACACGCCCGAGTTCACCGGGAACGCGTTCGCGTAGCGGCCGCGCAGCTCCCAGCCGAAGCCGCGGTCGGCCGGCGCCTGCATGCGCACCGCGAGCGACGCGGTGTAGTCCGGCGCGTTCAGCATCAGCGCGCGACCATCCGCGCCGCGCACGTCCTCGAACACCTTGTCGCTGATGCGGCTGAAGGTGGCCGCGGCCGAGAGGCGGTCGGTGAACAGGTAGTCGAAGGCGACGTCCGTGCCCCAGAGGTTGACCTTCTTGTCGAGCGTCTGGTACGTCGCGAGGATGTCGACCGCGTTCGTGTTGCCGTTCGCGAACGTCACCAGGCCGACCGGCACCGCCGCCAGCGTCGGCGCGAGCGCCGCGGCGATCGCCTGCGCCTGCGCCGCCGGCAGTCCGGCGCCGCCCGCGGCCTGCGGCGTCGCGAGGCGCGTGCCGATGTACGCGCCGAGCGCCTGGCCGCTGAAGAAGACGTTCGGGGTCGCGAGGCCGGCGGGCGTGCCGACGTCGCCGCGCTCCTGCGACCAGAGGTCGATCGCGAGCCGCGCGCGCGTGCCGAGCAGGCCCTTGTAGCCCAGCTCGTACGTCGTGTTGTACGAGGCCTCGAGCGGCTTGATGTCGCGGAACTCCGACGGCGCGCGGTTCACCGTGCCCGGATCGTTGATGAACGCGATGCGGGTGCCGACGTCCGCCGCGGCCGGCGACTGCGCGCGAAGGAAGCCCACGATCTGCGCGGCCTGCGCGGCCGCCGTCGCCTGGGGCAGCCCCTGCGCGACGAACGCCTGCGTGAGCGAGGTCGTGATGCGCGGCGCGAGGGCGGTCAGCGTGCCCTGGTAGGCGAGGTTCGCCGACGCGGGCACGAACGCGCCGTTGTTCGGCAGGAAGGGCGAGCGCATGCAGATGCCGCCCGTCGCGACGCCCGTGCAGCCGCGCTCGTACTGCCACCCCTCCTTGGGCGGGTTGCCGCGCGCGCGCACGTTGTATGGCAGGCCGCCGACGTTCGACTGCTGCGGCAGGTCGAGGAAGAACGAGAAGTTCGCCGGCGTCTGGAACGCGCGGTTGTACGTCGCGCGCAGATTGTGGTTCTCCGTCGGCTTGAACACGAGCGCCGCGCGGGGCGACACCTGCGTCCCCTCGATCTGGTCGTTCTGGTCGACGCGCAGCGCGCCGATGACGTCGAACTTGGACGTCACGCGCGTCGTGGACTGCACGTACGCACCGATCTCGCGCACGTCGTCGACGTCCTCGTTGTTGCCGTTGATCGTGCGGCCCGTGCGCGGGTTGGTCATGATGTAGTCCGCGCCGTACAGGAACCGCTGGCGGTCGCCGCCGAGGTCGACGCCGTGCTGCAGCTGCGCGGCGAAGACGCGCGACTGGTCGACGATCGGCACGCCCGTGCGCAGCAGGTAGGTGCCGCGCAGGTCGAGCGAGTCGCGGTTGCCGGCGTCGCTCAGGTTGACGAAGATCTGCCCGAACAGCCGGTTCCAGCGCAGGCGCTGCTGCAGCGACGTGTACGTCCAGTTGCGGATCTGCGCCGCGCCGTTCGCGCCGGTCAGCTCGACGCCGTTGCCGACGTTCGTGTAGCCGATCGTCGTCACCGCCTCGGTGTTCGGCGTCGGGCGCAGGTCCAGGCGCGCCTCGCCGCTGTACCGCTCGACGTCGTAGTCGCGCGCGTTCGCCGTGCCCCGACGGCCCGGCGGCGCCTGATTCCCGAACTGCGCCGGCTCCGCCTGGTCGCGGAACTCGAAGTCGCGGCCCGTGAAGTACTCGCCCGACACCTTGATCGCCGCCTTCTCGCCCAGCAGCTGCGCGTGGCGCAGCGCGCCGCGGAAGATCGAGCGCTCGCCGCCGTCGACGGTGATCGTCGTGCCCGGGGAGCTGAACGGCGACTTCGTGATGATGTGCATCACGCCGTTGGCGCTGTTCGGCCCGTAGAGCGCGGACGCGGGCCCGAGGAGCACCTCGATGCGCTCGATGTCCTCGTTCGTGCCCGGCACCAGGAACGGCACGTTCACGCGCAGCGAGGGGACGCCCGCGAACTTGTAGTCCTGCAGCGTCAGCAGCGCGCCGGAGAAGGCGTTGTTGAAGCCGCGCGCGACGACGTTCGACTGCGCGATGCCCGCCGTCGAGATGTTGATGCCGGGCGTCTCGCGCAGGTGCTCGATGGCCGTGACCGTGGGCCGCGTCTCGATGACCTCCGTGTTCACGACCGAGATCGAGGCCGGGACCTCCTGCAGCCGCTCGGAGGCGCCGCGCGACGCCGTCGTCACGACCTGCGACAGGATCGACGCGCCCTCGCCGATCGCGACGTCGTGCGTGGTGGCCGCTCCCGCGCTGACGCGCACCGTGTCGGTGCGCGGGCGGTATCCGATGCGCGAGACGTTCACCGCGTACGTGCCCGGCTGGAGGTTGCCGACGCGGTACCGGCCGTCCTCGTTGCTGTTCGCGCCGCCGACGACGGCCCGGGTGGTGAGCACGAGGACGCGGATGCTGGCACCGGCGACGGGCGTCGCGGCCCCGGCCTCCGTCACGCGTCCGGTGAGGCTCCCCACCTCGCCCTGCGCCCGCAGGGCGGCCGGCGCGCCGAGCGTGACCGCTCCGACGGAGAGGGACAGAAGAGCAGTGGCACTTAGGGACCAGCGGCCTCCACGCAGCACGACCATCAGCACACCTCCGGGGTGGGTAGGCGCCAGCAGCGGCGATCAACGTTCGGTGCCGGCGCCGTCGAGTGCCTCGGGCGCACCGCGGGTGGGGGGCGGCGACCGGAAGCGTATGGCTGGGACGACACGATACAGCCGGGGCAGAATTGGTCAACCGTCTGAACGAACATTCTGCAGTCCGGCGGGCCCGTACGCAGGAGGGGCGGCGATCCTCCCGGATCGCCGCCCCTCGCACTGCCGGGCCGACCGCCCTGGCTCAGGGCTTCTGCAGCACCGACTCCATCGTCCCGCCCATCTGCGGGACGGCCTGGACCAGCCGCACCACCGGGCCGCCCTTCGCGACGTAGAACGTGAGCGCCGCCGGCCCGCCCGTGCTCTCGACGACCCACGTGTCGAACGCGCCCGCGGGCACCGTCACCTTCTCGCTCCCCTTCACCGCGAGCGTCAGCGGCATCGTCGCGCCGGACTGCGGGTTGAGCAGCTCCACCCGGCCGCTCCACTTCTCCGACAGCGGCAGCCGCCCGAGCGCCAGCAGCAGGACGCCGTCGTTGGTCAGCGCGCCCTTGACGTTCCGGGTCGCGATCGTCTGCGACTGTCCCGGCGCGTTGAGCGCGCCCTTCACGCTGTCCGCGGTGAAGGTCATCGCCAGGCTCGCGTCGCCCATGGGCGTCTTCATGTTCAGCGAGCGGCTCACCGCGCCCAGGTCGGCCGCGGCGAGCACCAACGAGTCGGACATCGTGACCATCGCGTTCGACTGGGCATCGAGCAGCAGCCAGCCGGTGCCGACCTTGGCCTTCTGCAGCGTCAGCGTACGCGTGCCGAACTCCTGCGGCGCGCCGTTGGCGGTCAGCTTGGCCGTCCAGGTCCACGTGCCGGGCTTGATGGTCGCCGCGACCTGCTCGAACGGCAGCGCGGCCGGCTCCTGCGCGCCGGCGAGGACGGGCAGGACGAGGCCGGCGGCGAGCAGCGCGCTGCGGCGGGGGAACGACGACATGGACGACTCCTGACTGTTGGGGCGCCCGCTCGAGCGCCGGGTTCGGGGCGCACGCGTCGCGCCCCGCGGATCGGAAGCTACTGATGCCCGGCCGGTCCCGCTCTGACCTTCTCAGTCGCGGGCGTTCCCGCCGCCGACGAACCGCGGCAGCTCCTCGATGCCGACCAGCACGTCGCGAGGCTTGGACCCGTCCGGCGGCCCGAGGATCCCTGCCGCGTGCAGCTGGTCGATGACGCGCGCAGCGCGGCCGTAGCCGATCTTCAGCCGGCGCTGCAGCAGCGACGTGGAGCCGCCCTGGTTCTGGATGCACACCTCGGCCGCGTCGAAGAACAGCTTGTCGCGCTCGCCGCTGGCCGACTCCTCGTCGCCCGCGTCCTGGCCGGCCGCCAGCGCCTCGCGCTTGCGCACCATCTCGAGGATGTCCTCCTCGTCGTCGGCCTGCGCCGCGTCGATCGCGGCCGCGAGATCGCGCGCCTCCGCCGACGTGCCGTTCTTCCGGTCGCGGTACCAGTCCATCAGGCGCTCCGTCTCCTCGCTGGAGAGGTAGGCGCCCTGCAGGCGCGACGGCTCGCTCTTCCCCGGCGGGATGAAGAGCATGTCGCCGTTGCCCAGCAGCGTCTCGGCCCCCATGCCGTCGAGGATGGTGCGGCTGTCGATCTGCGACGCCACGCGGAACGCGATGCGGCTCGGGAAGTTCGCCTTGATGAGGCCCGTGATGACGTTCACGCTGGGGCGCTGCGTGGCGATGATCAGGTGGATGCCGATCGCGCGCGCCTTCTGCGCCAGCCGCGCGATGGGCGTCTCGACCTCACCCTGCACCGTCATCATCAGGTCCGCCATCTCGTCGATGATGACGACGATGTACGGGAGCGCGCCCTTCGTGTACGTGCGGTCCTCGAACGCGACTTCCGGGTTGCGCGGCTTCAGCAGCGGCACGCCGTCGCGCACGCGCTTGTTGAAGTCCTGCAGGTTGCGGCAGCCGTTGGCGGCGAGGAGCTCGTAGCGCTCCTCCATCGTCATGATCGCCCACTTCAGCACCGACGCCGCGTCCTTGCTGTCCGTGATGACCTTGTGTCGCATGTGCGGCAGGTCGTTGTACACGGACAGCTCGACCATCTTCGGGTCGACCATCAGGAAGCGCAGCGTCTCGGGCGTGTGCCGGTAGATGAGGCTCGTGATGATCGTGTTCACGGCCACCGACTTGCCCGCGCCCGTCGCGCCCGCGATCAGCAGGTGCGGCATCTTCGCCAGGTCGGCGATGACCGGCTTCCCTTCGAGATCCTTGCCGAGCGCGATCGGGAGCGCCGCCTTGGCGTGGTCGAACTCGGGGTGGTCGACGAGCTCGCGGAAGACGACCATCTCGCGCGTCGCGTTCGGGACCTCGATGCCGACGGCGCCCTTCCCCGGGATCGGCGCGACGATGCGGATGCTCGGCGCGCGCATCGCGAGCGCCAGGTCGTCGGAGAGCGACGCGATCTGCCGCACCTTCACGCCCGCGGCGGGCTCGTACTCGAACTGCGTCACCGTCGGGCCGACCGTGCGGCCCGTGATGCGCCCGTCGATCTTGAAGGTGCGCAGCACCTCCTCGAGGCGCTGCGCGGCGGCGTCGAGCTCCTTGCGCCCGACCTCCGCGTTGCGCGGCGG is part of the Roseisolibacter agri genome and encodes:
- a CDS encoding regulatory protein RecX, whose product is MRARRPVGTTEERPPIVGVVTAIAAASRRPGRFDVAVDGKPAAVVSVEIVERLSLRVGSVLDEPAGRRLADAAAELATYDRAIGLLAVQGRSAKELGRKLKQRGEPEAYVASALARLSDAGLIDDASYARQVARSRVSGRGDSRRRVSQVLAQKGVARDVVDEAVAEVFADESVDEEALAEASARKKLRSLGAEDAATRRRRLYGYLARRGHDSDVIRRVMARVLDAAADDEAAFDDLEADVED
- the recA gene encoding recombinase RecA, producing MATTVSTDDKKKALNLAIAQIEKNCGKGSIMRLGNDTKVKVASIPTGAINLDAAVGIGGIPKGRITEIYGPESSGKTTLCLHVVANAQKQGGVAAYIDAEHALDTEYARKLGVDVEALLISQPDTGEQALEICDILVRSGAVDVVVVDSVAALVPKAEIEGDMGDSHVGLQARLMSQALRKLTGAIARSNTAVIFINQLREKIGVMFGNPETTTGGKALKFYASVRLDIRRIGPVKDKEDVVGSHVRVKVVKNKVAPPFKQAEFDIMYAEGISHASLVLDIASEAAIIEKSGAWYSYQGQRIGQGRENAKMFLKDNPALMAEVEVKVKGVLGIGAEGQDAEGAED
- a CDS encoding YraN family protein, whose translation is MSTAPRPSAARREPGREPGRKSDRRQAVGVLGERVAARWLERGGWEILARRFRSGHRDLDLVARLGTLVAFVEVKARRGLAFGDPIEAVRWRKQRELVRSANVWIDRHGRAGDAYRFDVVGVVLPPAQAGAGEGPAVRVRHVADAFQVPSRA
- a CDS encoding glycerophosphodiester phosphodiesterase — protein: MHPILDPSRRPVVAHRGNRAHAPENTLEAFAQAVALGVDALEFDVHLASDGVPVVHHDPTLDRTTALSGRLATRTSRELAACDAGCRFTTDGGRTFPYRERGIGVPTLDELLGRFPDMPVLIEIKVPSAAPAVRAVLERHGAQARAVVDAFDGAALAPFRDSGIAIGSSRGDVARLLATTAGLRPRAVPYRAVCVPLGYYGLPLPVARFAAALRPLAVPVHVWTVNDPAVALRLWRSGIAGIISDDPAAMLAARATL
- a CDS encoding TonB-dependent receptor; protein product: MVVLRGGRWSLSATALLSLSVGAVTLGAPAALRAQGEVGSLTGRVTEAGAATPVAGASIRVLVLTTRAVVGGANSNEDGRYRVGNLQPGTYAVNVSRIGYRPRTDTVRVSAGAATTHDVAIGEGASILSQVVTTASRGASERLQEVPASISVVNTEVIETRPTVTAIEHLRETPGINISTAGIAQSNVVARGFNNAFSGALLTLQDYKFAGVPSLRVNVPFLVPGTNEDIERIEVLLGPASALYGPNSANGVMHIITKSPFSSPGTTITVDGGERSIFRGALRHAQLLGEKAAIKVSGEYFTGRDFEFRDQAEPAQFGNQAPPGRRGTANARDYDVERYSGEARLDLRPTPNTEAVTTIGYTNVGNGVELTGANGAAQIRNWTYTSLQQRLRWNRLFGQIFVNLSDAGNRDSLDLRGTYLLRTGVPIVDQSRVFAAQLQHGVDLGGDRQRFLYGADYIMTNPRTGRTINGNNEDVDDVREIGAYVQSTTRVTSKFDVIGALRVDQNDQIEGTQVSPRAALVFKPTENHNLRATYNRAFQTPANFSFFLDLPQQSNVGGLPYNVRARGNPPKEGWQYERGCTGVATGGICMRSPFLPNNGAFVPASANLAYQGTLTALAPRITTSLTQAFVAQGLPQATAAAQAAQIVGFLRAQSPAAADVGTRIAFINDPGTVNRAPSEFRDIKPLEASYNTTYELGYKGLLGTRARLAIDLWSQERGDVGTPAGLATPNVFFSGQALGAYIGTRLATPQAAGGAGLPAAQAQAIAAALAPTLAAVPVGLVTFANGNTNAVDILATYQTLDKKVNLWGTDVAFDYLFTDRLSAAATFSRISDKVFEDVRGADGRALMLNAPDYTASLAVRMQAPADRGFGWELRGRYANAFPVNSGVYASGVNFPLPNPTAGGPTNFQYDAVPVNMLLDAGINYRFLVNGKRVLWSLNGSNVLDNEVPTFAGTAAIGRVIMTRLQYSF
- a CDS encoding FtsK/SpoIIIE family DNA translocase, with the translated sequence MRALFGAGPDEPEVTTARGARKRAAVEVAPEPNPRDLLRAQRRAALRDEVGALAWLALAIFLGGVLLAAAWSAISAGDGTDAVRGPFGAIGSLVATPLLTILGWTGALFLPFAPFVHALRRFGRLSARDDRNWLLFLGGCALLTPVVVALALGVGRDSNLAVGVWGGFVAFYAVTGFGAFGAWLLMAFALCALTIGTLAWNPVRALLAGRPAAAASEADDTADVAAIDGEVAPRKRRSRAAAIVEDIAVALEPAPEEMPALDPVLAKRALTPAAPEPVVPAEEARRGKRTKADAKADTDAAAVGKLVAEMQAADAATAETMAERPPKAILSEAPPRNAEVGRKELDAAAQRLEEVLRTFKIDGRITGRTVGPTVTQFEYEPAAGVKVRQIASLSDDLALAMRAPSIRIVAPIPGKGAVGIEVPNATREMVVFRELVDHPEFDHAKAALPIALGKDLEGKPVIADLAKMPHLLIAGATGAGKSVAVNTIITSLIYRHTPETLRFLMVDPKMVELSVYNDLPHMRHKVITDSKDAASVLKWAIMTMEERYELLAANGCRNLQDFNKRVRDGVPLLKPRNPEVAFEDRTYTKGALPYIVVIIDEMADLMMTVQGEVETPIARLAQKARAIGIHLIIATQRPSVNVITGLIKANFPSRIAFRVASQIDSRTILDGMGAETLLGNGDMLFIPPGKSEPSRLQGAYLSSEETERLMDWYRDRKNGTSAEARDLAAAIDAAQADDEEDILEMVRKREALAAGQDAGDEESASGERDKLFFDAAEVCIQNQGGSTSLLQRRLKIGYGRAARVIDQLHAAGILGPPDGSKPRDVLVGIEELPRFVGGGNARD